The following coding sequences lie in one Arachis ipaensis cultivar K30076 chromosome B05, Araip1.1, whole genome shotgun sequence genomic window:
- the LOC107644309 gene encoding protein TIC 56, chloroplastic-like isoform X2, producing MRSGGWYYKDRLGRTRGPLELITLKTAWGAGIIDKNTFIWGEDMDEWDPIHMIYGMERAIATWEVRFAASATAFLHKLQKGIPPWVPLKGFEKKTYKQLEEEAIESKRRDLAVLEANDGVWPGVRIPSHALFLWASGSELTTILEEDHMPNKYIPRHLKIIVRQVAVGKNYSRFEAMGSSEYRTSNGSNNI from the exons ATGAGGAGTGGTGGATGGTACTATAAGGACAGGCTAGGTCGTACACGAGGACCCCTGGAGTTAATTACGCTTAAAACTGCTTGGGGTGCCGGAATTATAGATAAGAACACTTTCATTTGGGGCGAAGATATGGATGAGTGGGATCCAATCCACATGATTTATGGAATGGAGCGTGCAATTGCTACTTGGGAAG ttAGATTCGCTGCTTCAGCAACGGCTTTTCTTCACAAACTTCAGAAGGGCATACCACCATGGGTTCCTCTCAAGGGATTTGAAAAGAAGACTTATAAGCAGCTTGAAGAAGAGGCTATAGAAAGCAAGAGACGTGATTTAGCGGTGTTAGAAGCTAATGATGGTGTTTGGCCAGGAGTTAGAATTCCAAGTCATGCCCTATTTCTTTGGGCTAGTGGCTCTGAACTCACCACTATTTTGGAAGAGGATCACATGCCCAACAAATACATTCCTAGACATCTTAAG ATAATTGTGAGACAGGTTGCAGTTGGCAAAAATTATTCCAGGTTTGAGGCCATGGGAAGTTCTGAGTATAGAACAAGCAATGGATCAAATAACATTTAA
- the LOC107644309 gene encoding protein TIC 56, chloroplastic-like isoform X3: MTHQFFWEFIMRSGGWYYKDRLGRTRGPLELITLKTAWGAGIIDKNTFIWGEDMDEWDPIHMIYGMERAIATWEVRFAASATAFLHKLQKGIPPWVPLKGFEKKTYKQLEEEAIESKRRDLAVLEANDGVWPGVRIPSHALFLWASGSELTTILEEDHMPNKYIPRHLKFFSFICLVR; this comes from the exons ATGACTCACCAGTTCTTCTGGGAAT TTATCATGAGGAGTGGTGGATGGTACTATAAGGACAGGCTAGGTCGTACACGAGGACCCCTGGAGTTAATTACGCTTAAAACTGCTTGGGGTGCCGGAATTATAGATAAGAACACTTTCATTTGGGGCGAAGATATGGATGAGTGGGATCCAATCCACATGATTTATGGAATGGAGCGTGCAATTGCTACTTGGGAAG ttAGATTCGCTGCTTCAGCAACGGCTTTTCTTCACAAACTTCAGAAGGGCATACCACCATGGGTTCCTCTCAAGGGATTTGAAAAGAAGACTTATAAGCAGCTTGAAGAAGAGGCTATAGAAAGCAAGAGACGTGATTTAGCGGTGTTAGAAGCTAATGATGGTGTTTGGCCAGGAGTTAGAATTCCAAGTCATGCCCTATTTCTTTGGGCTAGTGGCTCTGAACTCACCACTATTTTGGAAGAGGATCACATGCCCAACAAATACATTCCTAGACATCTTAAG tttttttcttttatttgtttggtTAGATAA
- the LOC107644309 gene encoding protein TIC 56, chloroplastic-like isoform X1, whose amino-acid sequence MTHQFFWEFIMRSGGWYYKDRLGRTRGPLELITLKTAWGAGIIDKNTFIWGEDMDEWDPIHMIYGMERAIATWEVRFAASATAFLHKLQKGIPPWVPLKGFEKKTYKQLEEEAIESKRRDLAVLEANDGVWPGVRIPSHALFLWASGSELTTILEEDHMPNKYIPRHLKIIVRQVAVGKNYSRFEAMGSSEYRTSNGSNNI is encoded by the exons ATGACTCACCAGTTCTTCTGGGAAT TTATCATGAGGAGTGGTGGATGGTACTATAAGGACAGGCTAGGTCGTACACGAGGACCCCTGGAGTTAATTACGCTTAAAACTGCTTGGGGTGCCGGAATTATAGATAAGAACACTTTCATTTGGGGCGAAGATATGGATGAGTGGGATCCAATCCACATGATTTATGGAATGGAGCGTGCAATTGCTACTTGGGAAG ttAGATTCGCTGCTTCAGCAACGGCTTTTCTTCACAAACTTCAGAAGGGCATACCACCATGGGTTCCTCTCAAGGGATTTGAAAAGAAGACTTATAAGCAGCTTGAAGAAGAGGCTATAGAAAGCAAGAGACGTGATTTAGCGGTGTTAGAAGCTAATGATGGTGTTTGGCCAGGAGTTAGAATTCCAAGTCATGCCCTATTTCTTTGGGCTAGTGGCTCTGAACTCACCACTATTTTGGAAGAGGATCACATGCCCAACAAATACATTCCTAGACATCTTAAG ATAATTGTGAGACAGGTTGCAGTTGGCAAAAATTATTCCAGGTTTGAGGCCATGGGAAGTTCTGAGTATAGAACAAGCAATGGATCAAATAACATTTAA